From a single Planctomycetota bacterium genomic region:
- a CDS encoding LuxR C-terminal-related transcriptional regulator: MSERTPSLHVSDAAAVLRALNAALDLPTTGRARVETMLAELRRLMHRDADVTMLLFDQLERLPCPRVIDRVWVGANFERLEPRSLDQMQQIVDLCEPMWRVTQAKILNDGPAVSLFREDRPDWYEETFLPQHLEPAGWDDICSAAWRLDHGGHMVQLHVLRTPDQPAFTEGDRDLIFLMMQAIAPLIDREMFAVSQLGVGDLSPRQQDVLRLLLRGLSEKEVAREMHRSVETVHNHVRAIYRHFSVNSRGELMARFIDREMIR; this comes from the coding sequence ATGTCCGAACGGACGCCATCACTGCACGTCTCCGACGCGGCTGCGGTGTTAAGAGCGCTCAATGCCGCGCTTGATTTGCCGACCACCGGTCGAGCCCGCGTCGAGACCATGCTCGCCGAACTGCGCCGGCTCATGCACCGTGACGCCGACGTGACCATGTTGCTTTTCGATCAACTCGAACGGCTACCGTGCCCGCGGGTCATCGACCGGGTCTGGGTCGGGGCCAACTTCGAGCGCCTCGAGCCGCGATCGCTCGATCAGATGCAACAGATCGTCGACCTTTGCGAGCCGATGTGGCGCGTGACACAGGCGAAGATCCTCAACGATGGCCCGGCCGTTTCGCTGTTCCGTGAGGATCGACCTGATTGGTACGAAGAGACGTTTTTGCCCCAACACCTCGAGCCGGCGGGCTGGGACGACATTTGCTCGGCCGCATGGCGGCTCGACCACGGCGGTCACATGGTCCAACTCCACGTCCTGCGGACGCCGGACCAACCCGCGTTCACCGAAGGCGATCGTGACCTGATTTTCCTGATGATGCAGGCGATCGCGCCGCTCATCGACCGTGAGATGTTCGCCGTGAGTCAGCTCGGCGTCGGCGACCTGAGTCCGCGACAGCAGGACGTGCTGCGTTTGCTTCTTCGGGGCTTGAGCGAAAAGGAGGTCGCCCGTGAAATGCACCGCAGCGTCGAAACCGTCCACAACCACGTCCGCGCGATCTACCGCCACTTCAGCGTCAACAGCCGCGGCGAACTAATGGCACGGTTCATCGATCGAGAGATGATCCGGTGA